Genomic segment of Anaerobacillus alkaliphilus:
TTAATTGGGATTAATTTAGATGAAGCAAACATCAAAAGAGAATGGGAGCAATGTTTAGTAGTGAAATAAAAAGGCTTAGGCCTTTTTATTTTGACCAAAACGTAATAATTATGTTTTGTCGGTCTTTTCTAAGTTTGTCCGCATATATTCCTACTATGAATATCGTTTGGGGGAAGATCATGTTACGACAAATTCAGGTAAATTTAGTAGAGATAACCGCTTTTCTCATTTTTATTTTAGTTATATATTTCATGAAAGTAAGTGAAGGAATTTCCGCTGGAATTGTATTTATTCCTGCATCTTTATTGATGTTTAATACCATTTTTATAAGCATCTTAATAGAGGCGATTCCATTTGTTCTAATTGGTGTGTTCATTGCTGGTATCATTCAAGTATTTGTTTCTGAGGAGCAACTGAAGAAGTTTATTCCGAAAAATCGTTTTCTAGCAGTCATCGTAAGTTGCATCGTAGGTGCATTATTTCCTGCCTGTGAGTGCGGAATTGTACCGATTGTTCGACGTCTAGTTGCCAAAGGTATGCCAATTTTTGCTGGGGTTGGGTTTTTATTAACTGGCCCACTCATAAACCCGATTGTAACCTTTTCAACTTATATGGCCTTTGGAGAAGATCTGAGAATGGCTATCTTACGAATGGTGCTAGGTTTTATCATTGCATTAGTTATTGCTTTTGTAATCAGTTTGTTATTTAAAGGGAATCAGTTAAAAAAGGGGCAAGAACTAAGCAAAGAAATGTATGTATCTAAACCATCATTAGCTGAAAGGTTTAAACATATGTTCCAACACGCCATTGATGAATTTTTTAGTATGGGTAAGTATTTAGTGCTTGGTGCACTGTTAGCTGCATTTGTCCAAACCTTTATCTCCACGAAAGCGATGTTAGGATTAGGTGATGGGATTGTAGCAGCGACATTTGT
This window contains:
- a CDS encoding permease translates to MLRQIQVNLVEITAFLIFILVIYFMKVSEGISAGIVFIPASLLMFNTIFISILIEAIPFVLIGVFIAGIIQVFVSEEQLKKFIPKNRFLAVIVSCIVGALFPACECGIVPIVRRLVAKGMPIFAGVGFLLTGPLINPIVTFSTYMAFGEDLRMAILRMVLGFIIALVIAFVISLLFKGNQLKKGQELSKEMYVSKPSLAERFKHMFQHAIDEFFSMGKYLVLGALLAAFVQTFISTKAMLGLGDGIVAATFVMMGLAYLLSLCSEADAFIAASFKHLFPQTSLLAFLIYGPMLDLKNTIMMMSIFKFRFVIVLMTIITFVVFGSLMIFHRFI